Within Quercus lobata isolate SW786 chromosome 5, ValleyOak3.0 Primary Assembly, whole genome shotgun sequence, the genomic segment GCCTTGATGAGAACATCAGGATTGATGGGAGGAACAGATCCAAAGACTGCGTTTGCTATGGTGATCGTCCCAGGATTTTGACTACTGAGACCAGCAAAGGCAAGAGCAGCAGTCTTCCCTATGTTGAATTGGAAGTGAATGAGACCAATTGGGAATACAAAGACATCTCCCTGGTTTAGAACTTTGGTGAAGAGTTTGTTTGGGTTTGATGTGACAAATCCAACTAAGAGTGTACCCTTAATGACTACCAAAAGCTCAGTGCCGCGAGGGTGAGTGTGAGGAGGATTTAGGCCATGTGGTGCAAAATCAAGACGAGCCAAAGATATACCTAGAGTGTTGAGACCTGCTAATTTATCGAC encodes:
- the LOC115992972 gene encoding germin-like protein subfamily 1 member 7; the encoded protein is MMKGVSFLVTVAILALASSIASAYDPSPLQDFCVATNNIKSGVFVNGKFCKNPAMVSRNDFFFSGLNVPGNTRNKVGSNVTLVNVDKLAGLNTLGISLARLDFAPHGLNPPHTHPRGTELLVVIKGTLLVGFVTSNPNKLFTKVLNQGDVFVFPIGLIHFQFNIGKTAALAFAGLSSQNPGTITIANAVFGSVPPINPDVLIKAFQLDKNVVEYLQKAFTPN